One genomic region from Conexibacter woesei DSM 14684 encodes:
- a CDS encoding SDR family oxidoreductase: MRYRLISLHPALAQACDARLSSAGHEPAGGLGDADALVVGIGAPDLGSALLDVDERAWEETIGRARTAFAAVRDLARALIEREASGRVVVVVDPPVLRAAERTGLTAVAGAFLSTIAEVAAVDLGPRGIAVNVVVAGWMAPAPPALAGGVPLGRLADPDEVASACAFLVSPDQAAYVNGATLAVDGGWFVTKAEGGNPLTSGA; this comes from the coding sequence ATGCGCTACCGACTGATCTCCCTGCACCCGGCACTCGCGCAGGCCTGCGACGCGCGCCTGTCGTCCGCCGGTCACGAGCCGGCCGGCGGGCTCGGCGACGCCGACGCGCTCGTCGTCGGGATCGGCGCGCCCGACCTCGGCAGCGCGCTGCTCGACGTCGATGAGCGCGCGTGGGAGGAGACGATCGGCCGTGCCCGCACGGCGTTCGCCGCCGTCCGCGACCTCGCCCGCGCGCTGATCGAGCGCGAGGCCTCCGGCCGCGTCGTGGTCGTCGTCGACCCGCCGGTGCTGCGGGCCGCCGAGCGGACCGGCCTGACGGCCGTCGCGGGCGCGTTCCTGTCGACGATCGCGGAGGTCGCGGCGGTCGACCTCGGGCCGCGCGGGATCGCCGTCAACGTCGTGGTCGCCGGATGGATGGCGCCGGCGCCGCCGGCGCTCGCGGGCGGCGTGCCGCTCGGGCGTCTCGCCGACCCCGACGAGGTCGCCTCCGCGTGCGCGTTCCTGGTCTCTCCCGACCAGGCCGCCTACGTGAACGGCGCGACGCTCGCGGTCGACGGCGGCTGGTTCGTCACGAAGGCCGAGGGCGGCAACCCGCTGACGAGCGGCGCCTGA
- a CDS encoding thiamine pyrophosphate-dependent dehydrogenase E1 component subunit alpha, with product MKTTRQSPQPPAAGAALATDRLLAMLRTMHEIRLFEDETHRLFAKGLVRGSTHLCQGQEAVAVGACSALDKAGDTMLCTYRGHGAVLAKGAPLDRAFAEILGKADGLCAGKGGSMHLTDVSVGALGSFAIVGAHLPIAVGAAFAAAYRGTDAVTACFFGDGSTNIGAFHEALNLAAVWRLPVLFVLENNLYGEYSPLARTTPIERLADRAAAYGMPGEQVDGNDVAAVHACVGSAVARARAGDGPTLIEALTYRHKGHSRSDPATYRPEGELEEWLQRDPLLLAERALLGRGVEQPALDALREQATRDVEDALARALSWADPAPESRLEGIYA from the coding sequence ATGAAGACCACCAGGCAATCACCTCAACCTCCTGCTGCCGGGGCCGCGCTCGCGACGGATCGGCTGCTCGCGATGCTGCGCACGATGCACGAGATCCGTCTGTTCGAGGACGAGACGCATCGCCTCTTCGCGAAGGGGCTCGTACGCGGCTCCACCCACCTCTGCCAGGGCCAGGAGGCGGTCGCCGTCGGCGCCTGCTCCGCGCTCGACAAGGCGGGGGACACGATGCTGTGCACCTACCGCGGCCATGGCGCCGTGCTGGCGAAGGGTGCTCCGCTGGACCGCGCCTTCGCCGAGATCCTCGGCAAGGCGGACGGGCTGTGCGCGGGCAAGGGCGGCTCGATGCACCTGACCGACGTGAGCGTCGGCGCGCTCGGCTCGTTCGCGATCGTCGGCGCGCACCTGCCGATCGCCGTCGGCGCGGCGTTCGCGGCGGCGTATCGCGGAACCGACGCGGTGACGGCGTGCTTCTTCGGCGACGGCTCGACGAACATCGGCGCCTTCCACGAGGCGCTCAACCTCGCCGCCGTCTGGCGGCTCCCGGTCCTCTTCGTGCTGGAGAACAACCTCTACGGCGAGTACTCGCCGCTCGCGCGCACGACCCCGATCGAGCGGCTCGCCGATCGCGCCGCCGCCTACGGCATGCCGGGCGAGCAGGTCGACGGCAACGACGTCGCCGCCGTGCATGCCTGCGTCGGCTCAGCGGTCGCCCGCGCCCGCGCGGGCGATGGGCCGACCCTGATCGAGGCGCTGACGTACCGGCACAAGGGCCACTCGCGCTCGGACCCGGCGACGTACCGGCCCGAGGGCGAGCTGGAGGAGTGGCTGCAGCGCGATCCGCTGCTGCTCGCCGAGCGGGCGCTGCTGGGGCGCGGCGTCGAGCAGCCCGCGCTCGACGCGCTGCGCGAGCAGGCGACGCGCGACGTCGAGGACGCGCTCGCGCGCGCTCTCAGCTGGGCCGATCCCGCGCCGGAGTCGCGGTTGGAGGGCATCTACGCATGA
- a CDS encoding SDR family NAD(P)-dependent oxidoreductase, which yields MRLAGKVALVTGAARRRGIGRGIVEALAAEGAVVAVNDVAAEEEAAELIARLAAEGATARFYPADVTDRGAVERMLDAIERDLGPLHAVCSNAGITRWAPLEEIVDDDFDAIVAVNLTGGFNVGQAAARRMVASGTRGRIVFTSSVHVQMPFRGGAIYGATKQGLRALAETLALELAPRGITVNHLGPGWVKSDLGAGPALDPEVERAVLAQIPAGREAQPIEMGRAVAYLCSDDAAYVTGEFLRVDGGYVVGKY from the coding sequence ATGCGGCTTGCCGGCAAGGTCGCGCTCGTGACGGGCGCCGCGCGACGGCGCGGGATCGGGCGCGGGATCGTCGAGGCGCTCGCGGCCGAGGGGGCGGTCGTCGCGGTCAACGACGTCGCCGCCGAGGAGGAGGCGGCGGAGCTGATCGCCCGGCTCGCCGCGGAGGGCGCGACCGCACGCTTCTATCCCGCCGACGTGACCGACCGCGGTGCCGTCGAGCGGATGCTGGACGCGATCGAGCGCGACCTCGGCCCGCTGCACGCGGTCTGCTCCAACGCCGGCATCACGCGCTGGGCGCCGTTGGAGGAGATCGTCGACGACGACTTCGACGCGATCGTCGCGGTCAACCTCACCGGCGGGTTCAACGTCGGCCAGGCCGCGGCGCGGCGGATGGTCGCGAGCGGCACGCGCGGGCGGATCGTCTTCACGTCCTCGGTGCACGTGCAGATGCCGTTCAGGGGCGGCGCGATCTACGGCGCGACCAAGCAGGGGCTGCGAGCGCTCGCCGAGACGCTCGCGCTCGAGCTGGCTCCGCGCGGCATCACCGTCAACCACCTCGGGCCCGGCTGGGTCAAGAGCGACCTCGGCGCCGGACCCGCGCTCGACCCGGAGGTCGAGCGCGCTGTGCTCGCGCAGATCCCCGCGGGCCGCGAGGCGCAGCCGATCGAGATGGGCAGGGCGGTCGCGTACCTGTGCTCCGACGACGCCGCCTACGTCACCGGCGAGTTCCTCCGCGTCGACGGCGGCTACGTCGTGGGGAAGTACTGA
- a CDS encoding LLM class flavin-dependent oxidoreductase: MRLGLAVPIFANPGVPDFRTPNAERLEWSEVRAAAVEAERLGYDSLWVADHMFLGRDGAIYEGWTTLSVLAGMTSTIRLGTIHLGNELRHAPLMAKMAATLDVQSGGRLELFVDPGWRARELTAYGYEWEPDRAVRAARVGEAIELARLLWSGEPASYEGAHYRLDGAICAPVPEQRPHPPIWIGEAFDEATLDLIVAHADVWNSMPAGLDVLREKIAKVDAACTARGRDPRTLRKTLETQVLIYDDRDDAERLFERFAELRRAHPSGEAMRDVVAFVAQTNAELGRGELTFDDLREEFVIGTPDEVRAKLDAYRALGIDEVICWFMDFPARTSMRRLIHEVAPALAGAEVTG; this comes from the coding sequence ATGAGACTGGGCCTCGCGGTGCCGATCTTCGCCAACCCGGGCGTGCCCGACTTCCGCACGCCCAACGCCGAGCGGTTGGAGTGGAGCGAGGTGCGCGCCGCGGCGGTGGAGGCGGAGCGGCTCGGCTACGACTCGCTGTGGGTCGCCGACCACATGTTCCTCGGCCGCGACGGCGCGATCTACGAGGGCTGGACGACGCTGAGCGTGCTGGCCGGGATGACGAGCACGATCCGCCTCGGCACGATCCACCTCGGCAACGAGCTCCGCCATGCCCCGCTGATGGCGAAGATGGCGGCGACGCTCGACGTGCAGTCCGGCGGCCGGCTGGAGCTGTTCGTCGATCCGGGCTGGCGCGCGCGAGAGCTGACCGCCTACGGCTACGAGTGGGAGCCGGACCGCGCGGTGCGCGCCGCGCGCGTCGGCGAGGCGATCGAGCTCGCGCGCCTGCTGTGGAGCGGCGAGCCGGCCAGCTACGAGGGCGCGCACTACCGGCTCGACGGCGCGATCTGCGCGCCGGTGCCGGAGCAGCGCCCGCACCCACCGATCTGGATCGGCGAGGCGTTCGACGAGGCGACGCTCGACCTGATCGTCGCGCACGCCGACGTGTGGAACTCGATGCCGGCTGGGCTCGACGTCCTGCGGGAGAAGATCGCGAAGGTCGACGCCGCCTGCACGGCGCGGGGGCGCGATCCGCGGACGCTGCGCAAGACGCTCGAGACGCAGGTCCTGATCTACGACGACCGCGACGACGCCGAGCGGCTGTTCGAGCGCTTCGCCGAGCTGCGGCGCGCGCACCCGAGCGGCGAGGCGATGCGGGACGTCGTCGCGTTCGTCGCGCAGACGAACGCCGAGCTGGGCCGCGGCGAGCTGACGTTCGACGACCTGCGGGAGGAGTTCGTGATCGGCACGCCGGACGAGGTGCGCGCGAAGCTCGACGCCTACCGCGCGCTGGGGATCGACGAGGTCATCTGCTGGTTCATGGACTTCCCCGCGCGGACCTCGATGCGGCGGCTGATCCACGAGGTCGCCCCGGCGCTGGCGGGTGCTGAGGTGACGGGATGA
- a CDS encoding VOC family protein produces MREGTMLLDTLHFSFTVSSIERSIAWYRDVLGLDLVHRQRQENAYTPLLVGIPGAVLEIAQFRVPGVSPGRSTHMLELVEYVAPRGEVERGPATNEVGAAHLAFLVDDVRERYERMTAAGVAFRNPPVEITEGANRGGMAAYLHDPDGITLELLQPSPARLAAMRAGAVR; encoded by the coding sequence GTGAGGGAGGGCACGATGCTGCTCGACACGCTCCACTTCTCGTTCACCGTCAGCTCGATCGAGCGCTCGATCGCCTGGTATCGCGACGTGCTCGGCCTCGACCTGGTGCACCGCCAGCGTCAGGAGAACGCGTACACACCGCTCCTCGTCGGCATTCCCGGGGCGGTGCTGGAGATCGCGCAGTTCCGCGTCCCCGGCGTCTCGCCCGGCCGCTCGACGCACATGCTCGAGCTGGTCGAGTACGTCGCGCCGCGGGGGGAGGTCGAGCGCGGGCCGGCGACGAACGAGGTCGGCGCGGCGCACCTCGCGTTCCTCGTCGACGACGTGCGGGAGCGCTATGAGCGGATGACCGCCGCGGGCGTCGCGTTCCGCAACCCGCCGGTCGAGATCACCGAGGGGGCGAACCGCGGCGGGATGGCCGCCTACCTGCACGATCCCGACGGCATCACGCTCGAGCTGCTGCAGCCCTCGCCCGCGCGGCTCGCGGCGATGCGAGCCGGAGCGGTGAGATGA
- a CDS encoding SDR family NAD(P)-dependent oxidoreductase: protein MDTGLDGKVALVTGGASGIGLAAARALAAEGCRVMLADLDPRTAAAELERAHPGAVGEVVVDVSAPAQARRAVSAAVERFGRLDVLVTSAGVYETQGVDGLSDEEWDRTLAVNLSGTYHCAHAAIDAMAVNGWGRIVTLASSAAQTGGGAGGPAYVASKAAVMGLTRSLAKHAGPKGVTVNSVVPGLIETPMTDRLRPEHREIAATLTLVGRNGTPADVAAVIVMLASEGLGFVTGSHVNVNGGLVMD, encoded by the coding sequence ATGGACACTGGACTCGATGGGAAGGTCGCGCTCGTCACCGGCGGCGCGAGCGGGATCGGGCTGGCCGCCGCGCGCGCGCTGGCCGCCGAGGGCTGCCGCGTCATGCTCGCCGACCTCGATCCGCGGACGGCGGCGGCGGAGCTGGAGCGTGCGCACCCCGGCGCGGTCGGCGAGGTCGTCGTCGACGTCTCGGCGCCCGCACAGGCTCGCCGCGCGGTGAGCGCCGCCGTCGAGCGCTTCGGCCGCCTGGACGTGCTCGTCACGAGCGCCGGCGTCTACGAGACGCAGGGCGTCGACGGGCTCAGCGACGAGGAGTGGGACCGCACGCTGGCGGTCAACCTGTCCGGCACGTACCACTGCGCGCACGCCGCGATCGACGCGATGGCCGTGAACGGCTGGGGCCGGATCGTCACGCTCGCCTCCTCGGCGGCGCAGACGGGCGGCGGTGCGGGCGGACCGGCCTACGTCGCGTCGAAGGCGGCGGTGATGGGGCTGACGCGCTCGCTCGCCAAGCACGCCGGTCCGAAGGGGGTCACGGTCAACTCCGTCGTTCCCGGGCTGATCGAGACGCCGATGACGGATCGCCTCCGCCCCGAGCACCGCGAGATCGCCGCGACCCTCACGCTGGTCGGGCGCAACGGCACGCCCGCGGACGTCGCGGCGGTGATCGTGATGCTCGCGTCAGAGGGGCTCGGCTTCGTCACCGGCTCGCACGTCAACGTCAACGGCGGGCTGGTGATGGACTGA
- a CDS encoding SDR family NAD(P)-dependent oxidoreductase — protein MTAEGGKLAVVTGAGSGVGAACVRSLVRQGTRVIAVDLAWSEGEPAGEVVRLTADVTSESTWRRVIEVAAEHGGGPDQLLLCAGRLEVGSVLALEPEALRAVFEVNVFAAATALKACLPAMVERGGGAVVAVASTDALFAEQGLAAYCASKGALLQLIRCVAVDHGRQGIRANCVCPGAIDTPFFRRHVDAAADPQAFLAEKTERHPSGRLLAPEDVAEVATFLLEERAIGVNGAALLIDGGLTATFDYQATAVAAGGSELP, from the coding sequence ATGACGGCGGAGGGCGGCAAGCTCGCGGTCGTGACGGGCGCCGGCTCCGGCGTCGGCGCGGCGTGCGTGCGCAGCCTCGTGCGGCAGGGCACGCGCGTGATCGCGGTCGACCTCGCCTGGAGCGAGGGCGAGCCGGCAGGCGAGGTCGTGCGGCTCACGGCCGACGTGACCTCCGAGTCGACCTGGCGTCGTGTGATCGAGGTCGCGGCGGAGCACGGCGGCGGTCCCGACCAGCTCCTGCTGTGCGCCGGGCGGCTGGAGGTCGGCAGCGTGCTCGCGCTCGAACCCGAGGCGCTGCGGGCGGTCTTCGAGGTCAACGTGTTCGCCGCCGCGACGGCGTTGAAGGCATGCCTGCCGGCGATGGTCGAGCGTGGCGGCGGCGCCGTCGTCGCGGTCGCGAGCACCGATGCGCTGTTCGCAGAGCAGGGGCTCGCCGCGTACTGCGCGAGCAAGGGCGCGCTGCTGCAGCTGATCCGCTGCGTGGCGGTCGATCACGGCCGCCAGGGGATCCGCGCCAACTGCGTCTGCCCGGGGGCGATCGACACGCCCTTCTTCCGCCGCCACGTCGACGCCGCCGCCGACCCGCAGGCGTTCCTGGCGGAGAAGACCGAGCGCCACCCGTCCGGGCGGCTGCTGGCGCCCGAGGACGTCGCGGAGGTCGCGACCTTCCTGCTGGAGGAGCGTGCGATCGGCGTCAACGGGGCCGCGCTCCTGATCGACGGCGGCCTGACGGCGACGTTCGACTACCAGGCCACCGCGGTGGCAGCCGGCGGGAGCGAGCTGCCGTGA
- a CDS encoding alpha-ketoacid dehydrogenase subunit beta, which translates to MSETVTYREATVRALGDALAEDDTVFLLGEDVAAAGGVFKLTEGLHERFGDRRVLDTPISEQAIVGAAVGAAAQGLRPVAEIMFADFAAVCFDQIVNQLAKFRYMTGGQVTMPVTIRLINGAGGGFGAQHSQAVENWFLNVAGLKLVTPSTPADAYALLRAAIADPDPVLVFEHKSLFNVRGELDEATAVGIGDADVVSEGSDVTVVATQLMRHRAEQAAVELAADGVGVELIDLRSLAPMDVPTVAASVAKTNRLVVVQEAAPSGSWGASLISQLMRDDFESLDAAPTLVACDDVPIAYAGPLEDAHLPSATRIADAVRATLAR; encoded by the coding sequence ATGAGCGAGACCGTGACCTACCGGGAAGCGACCGTTCGCGCACTGGGCGACGCGCTCGCCGAGGACGACACCGTCTTCCTGCTGGGAGAGGACGTCGCGGCCGCCGGCGGCGTGTTCAAGCTGACCGAGGGCCTGCACGAGCGCTTCGGCGACAGACGCGTGCTCGACACGCCGATCTCCGAGCAGGCGATCGTCGGCGCGGCGGTCGGCGCGGCGGCGCAGGGCCTGCGCCCGGTGGCCGAGATCATGTTCGCCGACTTCGCGGCCGTCTGCTTCGACCAGATCGTCAACCAGCTCGCGAAGTTCCGCTACATGACGGGCGGCCAGGTGACGATGCCCGTCACCATCCGCCTGATCAACGGCGCCGGCGGCGGCTTCGGCGCGCAGCACTCGCAGGCCGTCGAGAACTGGTTCCTCAACGTGGCGGGCCTGAAGCTCGTCACGCCGTCGACCCCCGCGGACGCGTATGCGCTCCTGCGGGCGGCGATCGCCGACCCGGATCCGGTGCTCGTCTTCGAGCACAAGTCGCTCTTCAACGTGAGAGGCGAGCTGGACGAAGCGACGGCGGTCGGGATCGGCGATGCGGACGTCGTCTCCGAGGGCTCCGACGTGACCGTCGTGGCGACGCAGCTGATGCGCCACCGTGCCGAGCAGGCGGCGGTCGAGCTGGCCGCCGACGGCGTCGGCGTCGAGCTGATCGACCTGCGCTCGCTCGCGCCGATGGACGTGCCGACGGTCGCTGCCAGCGTCGCGAAGACGAACCGTCTCGTCGTCGTGCAGGAGGCGGCGCCGAGCGGGAGCTGGGGCGCCTCGCTGATCTCCCAGCTGATGCGCGACGACTTCGAGAGCCTCGACGCCGCGCCGACGCTCGTGGCGTGCGACGACGTGCCGATCGCCTACGCCGGTCCGCTCGAAGACGCCCACCTGCCGAGCGCAACGCGGATCGCGGACGCGGTCCGCGCGACCCTCGCGCGATGA
- a CDS encoding zinc-dependent alcohol dehydrogenase, which translates to MRALSFNAPDDVTLVETPTPEPGPGEALVRIEASAICGSELHARPGENPGHEAAGVVEQAPAGSGFAVGERVGISAVTGCGSCSWCRSGVQLYCTVDRRMHTAMHADRVAVPASALRRVPEGTPARDAVLISGDALGVPVRALRRAPSHAGERVLVLGAGPVGLGHVLVRAHAGAEVVVVEPSAYRRELALRLGATTALEPGEATGAAPALAIECTGIPACIQQALALVEPGGTVLQSGICRSVEVSPTATFVAREVTYTGAWYYADEDYPEIVRLYEQGLPAERLITHDFGAEEISAAYRAFVSKDSGKVVLDWTA; encoded by the coding sequence ATGCGGGCACTGTCCTTCAACGCACCCGACGACGTGACGCTGGTCGAGACGCCGACGCCGGAGCCGGGCCCCGGCGAGGCACTCGTGCGCATCGAGGCGAGCGCGATCTGCGGCAGCGAGCTGCATGCGAGACCCGGCGAGAACCCGGGCCACGAGGCCGCGGGCGTGGTGGAGCAGGCGCCCGCCGGAAGCGGCTTCGCCGTCGGCGAGCGGGTCGGCATCAGCGCCGTGACCGGGTGCGGGAGCTGCTCGTGGTGCCGCAGCGGCGTCCAGCTCTACTGCACCGTCGACCGCCGCATGCACACCGCGATGCACGCCGATCGTGTCGCGGTCCCGGCGTCGGCGCTGCGACGGGTGCCGGAGGGGACGCCGGCGCGCGACGCGGTGCTGATCTCCGGGGACGCGCTCGGCGTGCCGGTGCGGGCGCTGCGCCGCGCGCCCTCGCATGCCGGCGAGCGCGTGCTCGTGCTCGGCGCCGGCCCGGTCGGTCTCGGCCACGTGCTCGTCCGCGCCCATGCCGGCGCCGAGGTGGTCGTGGTCGAACCGTCGGCGTACCGGCGCGAGCTGGCGCTCAGACTCGGCGCCACGACGGCGCTGGAGCCGGGCGAGGCGACCGGCGCGGCCCCCGCGCTGGCGATCGAGTGCACCGGCATCCCGGCGTGCATCCAGCAGGCGCTCGCGCTCGTCGAGCCCGGCGGCACGGTCCTGCAGTCCGGCATCTGCAGAAGCGTCGAGGTCTCGCCGACGGCGACGTTCGTCGCGCGCGAGGTCACGTACACCGGCGCCTGGTACTACGCCGACGAGGACTATCCGGAGATCGTGCGGCTGTACGAGCAGGGCCTGCCGGCCGAGCGGCTGATCACGCACGACTTCGGTGCGGAGGAGATCTCGGCGGCGTACCGCGCGTTCGTCTCCAAGGACTCGGGCAAGGTCGTGCTCGACTGGACGGCTTGA
- a CDS encoding SDR family NAD(P)-dependent oxidoreductase, protein MSAPAVTVVVGGASGIGLATAGLLARAGRRLAILDRSERLAQVAAQLREAGAVECATHAVDVTDAEAVTGVADAIGARHAVAGLVNSAGVLQLGSIAEVTPADWDRVLDVNLRGVFNTCRAFLPQLERARGAIVNVSSVSGRTRSIYSAPNYVASKAGVIGLTMVLAAQHAQAGVRVNCVAPGIVETPMLADYSEAARERMLAAIPLGRYADAAEVGEVIAFLLSQRASYVTGQTINVNGGQFMQ, encoded by the coding sequence ATGAGCGCCCCAGCGGTCACCGTCGTGGTCGGCGGCGCGAGCGGGATCGGCCTCGCGACCGCCGGGCTGCTCGCCCGCGCAGGCCGGCGGTTGGCGATCCTGGACCGCAGCGAGCGGCTCGCGCAGGTCGCGGCGCAGCTGCGCGAGGCCGGCGCGGTCGAGTGCGCGACGCACGCCGTCGACGTGACGGACGCCGAGGCGGTCACGGGCGTCGCCGATGCGATCGGCGCGCGGCACGCCGTCGCCGGGCTGGTCAACTCGGCCGGCGTGCTGCAGCTCGGCTCGATCGCCGAGGTCACGCCGGCGGACTGGGACCGCGTCCTCGACGTCAACCTCAGAGGCGTCTTCAACACCTGCCGTGCGTTCCTGCCGCAGCTGGAGCGCGCGCGGGGGGCGATCGTCAACGTCTCGTCGGTCTCGGGGCGCACGCGCTCGATCTACAGCGCACCCAACTACGTCGCCTCGAAGGCCGGCGTGATCGGCCTCACGATGGTGCTTGCGGCGCAGCACGCGCAGGCAGGCGTCCGCGTCAACTGCGTGGCGCCGGGGATCGTCGAGACGCCGATGCTGGCGGACTACTCCGAGGCTGCGCGCGAGCGGATGCTCGCGGCGATCCCGCTCGGGCGCTACGCCGACGCGGCCGAGGTCGGCGAGGTGATCGCGTTCCTGCTGTCGCAGCGGGCGAGCTACGTGACGGGCCAGACGATCAACGTCAACGGCGGGCAGTTCATGCAATGA
- a CDS encoding Gfo/Idh/MocA family protein encodes MEDAKTWTVGIVGCGHAGAHHAPAFAAQPGFELAGCASRRQETARAFGARHGADAYASPEALLDDDDVDVVVLTTPEWVRLELLEDALRRGRHLFVEKPLYAANGAKDVREQDHLDARRALTAWDRERTTFGVNFNYRTMPHLRQLKADVEAGRLGEVKVVRAWAHFACWPHVIDQLRWLLGEVESVAALSLGGQLDRVATLRFADGPIGTLCGTSGRFERASLLRIELDGTAARATVEGVHGSYRRDDEGGGDSVVWTNPDVAGQVYATSYTDSIAAYCAALRAGEPPPVSGDDGLAELAIEAAIDRSARTGAPQRVVVD; translated from the coding sequence GTGGAGGACGCGAAGACCTGGACGGTCGGGATCGTCGGCTGCGGCCACGCCGGAGCGCACCATGCGCCGGCGTTCGCCGCGCAGCCCGGCTTCGAGCTGGCCGGCTGCGCGAGCCGGCGGCAGGAGACGGCGCGCGCGTTCGGCGCGCGCCACGGCGCGGACGCCTACGCGTCGCCGGAGGCGCTGCTCGACGACGACGACGTCGACGTGGTGGTGCTGACGACGCCGGAGTGGGTACGGCTCGAGCTGCTGGAGGACGCGCTGCGCCGCGGGCGGCACCTGTTCGTCGAGAAGCCGCTGTACGCGGCCAACGGCGCCAAGGACGTGCGCGAGCAGGACCACCTCGACGCGCGCCGCGCGCTGACGGCGTGGGACCGCGAGCGGACGACGTTCGGCGTCAACTTCAACTACCGCACGATGCCGCACCTGCGGCAGTTGAAGGCCGACGTCGAGGCGGGGCGGCTGGGGGAGGTCAAGGTCGTGCGCGCGTGGGCCCACTTCGCCTGCTGGCCGCACGTGATCGACCAGCTGCGCTGGCTCCTCGGCGAGGTGGAGAGCGTCGCGGCGCTGTCGCTCGGCGGACAGCTCGACCGGGTCGCGACGCTGCGCTTCGCGGACGGTCCGATCGGCACGCTGTGCGGGACGAGCGGGCGGTTCGAGCGGGCGTCGCTGCTGCGGATCGAGCTGGACGGGACTGCGGCACGCGCAACGGTCGAGGGGGTGCACGGCAGCTACCGCCGCGACGACGAGGGCGGGGGAGACAGCGTCGTGTGGACCAACCCCGACGTCGCAGGCCAGGTGTACGCGACCTCCTACACGGACTCGATCGCCGCCTACTGCGCCGCGCTGCGGGCAGGCGAGCCGCCGCCGGTCAGCGGTGACGACGGGCTCGCCGAGCTGGCGATCGAGGCGGCGATCGACCGCTCGGCGCGGACCGGCGCGCCGCAACGGGTCGTGGTGGACTGA
- a CDS encoding dihydrolipoamide acetyltransferase family protein, whose amino-acid sequence MTMARIEMPRLSDSMEEGTVVSWLVADGEQVTGGQEFVEIETDKAQMPFEAEQDGVLRQLVPAGTTLPVGAPLATIGEGGAPEEPVASAASSDDGRPAASPVARRIARELGVELAAVTGSGPGGRIVKEDVVRAAAAGAPAAAHPAAPSDAPAAVAAAAPDAAVVGAKGAVTRTPLSRVQQTVARRMAESRATVPDFSVSVDVDMEQALALRGALAERDVRFTVNDLLIRATAVALTRHPRVNGSYRDGQIETYARVNVGVAVAADDALVVPTVFDADRRTLTEIAAEVRRLAGAVRDGTITPPELAGGTFTISNLGMYGVAEFAGIVNQPQAAILCAGAIAARTMRLTLVSDHRILYGADAASFLAELRGLLETPATALA is encoded by the coding sequence ATGACGATGGCGCGGATCGAGATGCCCCGTCTGTCGGACTCGATGGAGGAGGGCACCGTCGTGAGCTGGCTCGTCGCCGACGGCGAGCAGGTGACGGGCGGCCAGGAGTTCGTGGAGATCGAGACCGACAAGGCGCAGATGCCCTTCGAGGCTGAGCAGGACGGCGTGCTGCGTCAGCTCGTGCCCGCGGGGACGACGCTCCCGGTCGGCGCTCCGCTCGCCACGATCGGCGAGGGCGGCGCGCCCGAGGAGCCGGTCGCGTCGGCGGCGTCCTCGGACGACGGGCGACCGGCGGCCTCGCCGGTCGCGCGCCGCATCGCGCGGGAGCTGGGGGTGGAGCTGGCGGCGGTCACCGGCTCCGGGCCGGGCGGCCGGATCGTCAAGGAGGACGTCGTACGCGCAGCCGCAGCAGGCGCGCCGGCGGCGGCGCACCCCGCCGCGCCGAGCGACGCGCCGGCGGCGGTGGCAGCAGCGGCGCCGGACGCCGCGGTCGTCGGCGCGAAGGGCGCCGTCACGCGCACGCCGCTGAGCCGGGTGCAGCAGACGGTCGCGCGGCGCATGGCGGAGTCGCGGGCGACGGTCCCGGACTTCAGCGTGTCGGTCGACGTCGACATGGAGCAGGCGCTGGCGCTGCGCGGCGCGCTCGCCGAGCGCGACGTCAGGTTCACCGTCAACGACCTGCTGATCCGCGCGACCGCGGTCGCGCTCACGCGCCACCCGCGCGTCAACGGCTCCTACCGCGACGGGCAGATCGAGACCTACGCGCGCGTCAACGTCGGCGTCGCGGTCGCCGCGGACGACGCGCTCGTCGTGCCGACGGTGTTCGACGCCGACCGCAGGACGCTGACCGAGATCGCCGCCGAGGTACGGCGGCTCGCCGGCGCGGTTCGCGACGGGACGATCACGCCGCCGGAGCTGGCGGGCGGGACGTTCACGATCTCCAACCTCGGCATGTACGGGGTGGCCGAGTTCGCGGGCATCGTCAACCAGCCGCAGGCGGCGATCCTGTGCGCGGGCGCGATCGCGGCGCGCACGATGCGCCTGACGCTCGTCAGCGACCACCGCATCCTCTACGGCGCGGACGCCGCCTCCTTCCTGGCGGAGCTGAGAGGACTGCTCGAGACGCCCGCGACGGCGCTGGCGTGA